The genomic DNA CGGAGTCTGTCTGCATGTTGTTCCGATCTCGTACCCGTAGAATTCTTGACTCAATTACGCCGGAGGACGCAAGCCGTCGCCTTGCTCAACCGGTTGCTCGCTCAGGAAGTCATCGTCTTGTGTGAGGCGATGGCCGCTCGTGGAGTGCCGGTCATCCCTATCAAAGGAGCGACCTTGGCGGCCTCGATTTATGGCGACTTGGCGCTTCGCGACTTCAACGATATGGATCTGCTTGTTCCCGAACGTGCCATTGCCGACGCGCAGGCTGTGTTGCTGGCGTCGGGCTATGAGCGGAAAGACTGCTCCTCTGCTCCAGAAGGGACGGACCAGGAGGACGGGCCGTACCATGTGTTTATCAAGAGGCGGATGCTCTTTCGAGTCGATCTCCAGTGGACGATCGCACAGCAAAATTTCATGTTTCAGTTGGATCGTCCCGAATTCTGGAAACATCGTGTGCCTCTTGTCGTAGCGAACACGACCGTCCAGGGGTTGGCACCGGAAGATTTGTTGATCGTCTTATGTGTCCATGGTTCGAAGCATGTGTGGGAAGAGCTCAAATGGGTGTGCGATGTTGCTGAATTGCTTCGCTCACACCGGCATCTGGACTGGGAGCGGATCTACTCGAATGCATCGGCGTGGCGCTGCCGGCGCTTGGTGTCTATGGGATTGTCGCTCGCGCATCGGCTGTTGGATGCCCCCTTACCCGGTGCGGTTCTCGCGCGGTTCTCCGCTGATTCAGAGGTGCAGCTCTTATCCCTCCGTATGCCGCCCACGCTGCTGGCAGATCGTCATGCCGGAGCACATCAGTCAGAAGCGGTTATGTTTTATTTCTCCTTAAAAGATTCGTGGTGGGAGCGTTGGAAGTTTGGTCTGATGCTCTGTCGTGATCAAAATCCTCTGGTCATGGCCCCTCCCTCCTGGTTTCGCTGGCGAGCCGCACTTCCACGTCTCTCTCGGTTCGTTCTCCTTCTTCACCGCACCATGAGGACTTTGCTGCCCCCTACGATTCGAGGCGCCATCAATCGTTGGGTCGAGCACGGTGGTTAGTATTTTGTAGTCGGCACCTTGGAAGCCACTGTGATCCGGATCGTGAAAAAGTATCGGACCCTGCTGGGCGTAGGCCTGGTGGTGTTGTGGGTTCGCCTCTTGTTGCGAAGCAAGAGTTTGCCGCTGGTACTGGATCGAGTCACTCCCCAATCGATGTCAACGTGTCCTGACGACGCGGTGATGGAGGATGTGGCCTACTACGTGGATCGCTGGCTTGAACTGTTTCCCTATAACAGGAAAGGGAATTGCTTCCCACGGTCGGTGGCTCTCTATTGGTTCGCCAGGCGATTGGGGTATCCGGTGCGGTTTCAATGCGGCGTGAGGAAAGACGCGTCACATCTTGATGGCCATGCGTGGCTCACATTGGATCACCTGCCTTTTCACGAGACAGGCCGACATTGGCAATGTTACACGGTCACGTTTTCGTATCCTCCGGATACTGGAGCCGGCGAGAGTCGAGATCCTGCCGTTGGATGTCAGCATAGCAGGACGATGGTGTTCTGATGAAATATCTACTTTGATGTCCAGGCATATCATTCTGAATCGCATTCGACCCTTCCTCTGGACGATTCGCCATGCCCTTTCGTTCGTATGGCAGAGCAGCCCGAGCCTCGCCGTCTGCAGTATCGCCGTACGGGTCATCCAAGGTCTTCTCCCGTTGGCGGTGCTGTACCTGACGAAGTTGTTGATCGATGCCGTGACCGAAGAGCTTAAGCTTCCGTCTGACGACGCCTCGTTGAGCCGGATGACGACGATTCTTGTGGGATTGGCGGGTGTCGCGGCGATCAATGCCATGCTCGCCGGTGTGGCCTCTCTGATTTCGAGAATTCATGCTCAAGTCGTCACCGATCATATGCATGCGCTCCTTCAGGCAAAGTCCATCGAGGTCGATCTGGAGTACTATGAGGATGCGCGCTATTACGACACGCTCCATCGCGCACAGCAAGAAGCGCCCTATCAACCGACGGCGATTCTCAACGCCTTGCTTCAACTTGGCCAAGATGCCATTTCATTGCTTGCTATGGCGGCCATACTGTGGTGGCTGCATTGGGCGGTGATTCCGGTCTTGCTGCTGACGGCCATTCCGTACTTCTTCGTTCGACTGCAGCAAGCCAACCGGTTGTTTGCCTGGGAGCGCGAACGGACGCCGCTTGAACGGAAGGCCTGGTACGTCAATATGCTGCTGACGCAAGCCACCGCAGCGAAAGAAATTCGACTGTTCGATCTCGGTCCTCGACTGCGGCAATGGTTCCAAAGTGCCCGATCGGTGCTGCGTCGAGAACGGATTGCGTTGGAGCGTCGGTGGGCCCTTGCGGGCCTTGCCGCGCAGCTCATCGGGGTGGTCGGTGTATTCGGAGTTTACAGCTTTGTGGCGTTCCGAACATTCCAGGGACTGCTCACGGTGGGTGACCTCGTCATGTTTTTTCAGACGGTACAGCGGGCCTCAGGATTCCTGGAGAATTTGGGATGGAGTGTGGCGAAACTGTATGAGAGTAATCTGTTTCTGACCACGTTGGGCGAGTTCTTGAGTATTCAGTCTCGTTTGCCGAGGTCGGCCCAGCCGAAGAGATTTCCTCACCCAATCATGCAGGGGGTTACGTTCGATCATGTGTCATTCCACTATCCACATGAAGAGCGTATGGCAATTCGAGACTTCACCTTTACGATCCAACCAGGCGAACATATCGCCTTCGTCGGAGCGAATGGGGCGGGAAAGACGACGCTGGTGAAGCTCCTGTGCAGACTCTACGACCCCTCAAGCGGCCGCATTACGATCGATGGTGAAGATCTTCGAGACTATCCGATTGCCGATGTCCGTGGCGCGGTCAGTGGAGTGTTCCAAGACTTCGTGAAGTTTCAGTGCTCGGTAAAAGACAATATTGCTTTGGGCGCTAAATCTCCGGATGTCGATCTTCCCGACGTCACTCGGGCGGCCAAACAGGCTGGTGTTCATGAGACCATCGAGCGATTACCAAAAGGGTACGAGTCGGTGCTCGGCACGTTGTTCGAGGGCGGACATGAACTCAGCATTGGAGAGTGGCAAAAGGTGGCGCTCGCACGGGCCTTTCTCCGTGACTCTCAAATTCTGATTCTTGATGAGCCGACCAGTGCGATGGATGCCAAGGCTGAGGCTGAACTGTTTGGCCGGTTTCATGAGTTGGCAAAAGGTCGCATAGCGATTTTGATCAGTCATCGCCTGTCCACTGTGAAAATGGTTGATCGAATTTATGTGCTTGACGAAGGTCGGATTGTTGAAAGTGGCTCGCATGACGAGCTGATGCGTTGCCATGGTCTCTATGCCGAACTGTTCGGTATTCAATCACAGTACTACAAATAGCAACGAGTGCTTTTGTATCCTAAGAGTCTCGCTATCGCTGGTTCATGATCAGTTGCATTGATGATTTGTTGCGTGGTTTAATTCTGACCATTACATGTTTAGAGAAGGGCAGTTCATGTGCTGTTTCCGCGCATTAGGCTCATAGGCTCAAGTGAGGTTGAAGCAAGGTTTTGAGACCCCCCTTTAGAGGTAAAGTAATACCACGATAGAATACGCTATGTTGCAAACCGTAGACGAGTAAAAAATCTTCAGTCAGGGACGCATGAAGATGAAATCGTATCTCAACCAAGACACCACCAGGGGAGGTGAGAGAATGAAGACCACGAAAGAAGTGTATGTCCGACCAATCCTTACGAAACATGATCTATTGCGTGACATCACCGCGGCCTATTCCGGCGGCGGTAGCGTAAGAGACCGCATTATTGAGGGTATTGTCTGCCGGGTCTTTCCTCGCCTCCCGCGCTGCAACTAAAATTGCCTAGCCGCTGGTCAGTCCAGCATGGATTGACCAGCGCATGCCGCTGGATTTTGCCAGGTTCCGCAGTTGACTACTGTCTTTCTATCATTCAAGCATAATAGGCACTGATTCCATTAAAGCCGTTGGTGACCCACGTCTAGCGAAGGGACGACGTTGATTGAATTTCTCCTGAAGCTCGCGGTATCAGATTTTAGACTACCGAGGCGTACATCCGATTCTCAATCAGCGTCTGCGAGCTCTTGGATGCTTGGTTAGCTGGGCTTGGATCTGGAGGATTCGCGGAAAGACGTACAATACCTTGTCCATAAAGGAAACGGAGAAGAAGGGCCATCCCCGGTAGGGGATGGCCCTTTGTTTTGTGGCTAATGCAACTTAGTGGGTCAGTGGATGGCCTTGCTGACTTCGTTGGATTGGCTGCTCTCGCCTGCGCTGTTGTACGCCGTGACGGCGAAATAGTACATCCTGCCGACGGTCAAACTGTTCACGGTCGATGTTGTGGCCTTGCCGACATTAATGGTTCGGGTATAGCGGCGAGGTGCTTCCCCCACGTATATTTTATAGCCACAGACGGTGCCGGTGACCGCGTTCCACCTGAGAGTGGCGGTAGATGCTGCGGGTGGCGGGGATGAGGAGGGCGACGAGGTAGCGGGCGAGACAATCAACGTCACAGGGATACTTTGGGTGAACCAGGTACCCTCCTTGACTGTGATGGTGGCTCTGTATGTCCCCGCTGCACGTCCGCTGGTATTGACGGCGACCGTGAGAGTCGCACGTGTGGTCTCAGATTGGCTGGCGGGTGACACTGTGAGCCAAGTCGCATTGTCTGAGGCCGTGAGCGTAGCCTTGTACGTAGGGGTTTTTGTGAAGGTTAGTGTCTGCTTCGGTGGGTTTGTCGCACCCTGCACAGCATGGTAGGTCAGTGAGCTCGGACGAACAGTGTGGGACGCCAAGCCCTCTGAAGCGAGCCCCAGGCAAAGGAATGCCGTGATTCCGATCACCTGCCGGAACCAGGGTGTGGCCGAAGTCGTACGATGAGACCGAGTCGTTTGGTTAGTGTGTGCCATTATTAAGGATTGTTGCATCAGTGTCATGGCCTTTCTTCGAGGTGTGAAAAAAATCAGTTTCTCGCATGGTTAATTCTCTTGTTGCTGGAGAAGGGGGCCTGGATCAGGCAGTCCCCCTCGTGCAAGAGGTGTACGTTTAAGATTGAGCTGAAGGCGTCATCACCGTGATCTCATTTGAGCAGAGACTCTCCGACTCGTTGAACGCACGAATAGCGAAAGAATATCGGGTGTTGGGTTCCAGCCCGGTAATCGTTGCGGCTGGAGCCTCGACGGTCTGGCTTTCGCCGGACGAACATGAGCTTTGTTCTTCTGAATCGAACTCACCTGAAGCGAGCTCTTCTGAAGCAGGCTCTTCCGAACTTGACTCTGCTGAGCTTGGTTCCGCTGCTGGTTGCTTTCGATAATAAATGTCGTAACCAGCCACGCTCATACCTGGAGGGTGAACCCAGGTCACATGCGCGATTACTCCCGCTGGAGTCGGGGTCATGGTAATCGTGGGGTCTTCTTCTCCGTCGGCATCTGTCGCCCCTGAATGGTGTGCTTGATCCGAATCCGAACCCGCCGAAGCATCCGCCGGCGTAGAAAGGCTCGAAATTACCGGTCCCCCCGCTCCATCGTTTGAGCAACCAGCCAGTGGCAT from Nitrospira sp. includes the following:
- a CDS encoding Efflux ABC transporter, permease/ATP-binding protein; the encoded protein is MSRHIILNRIRPFLWTIRHALSFVWQSSPSLAVCSIAVRVIQGLLPLAVLYLTKLLIDAVTEELKLPSDDASLSRMTTILVGLAGVAAINAMLAGVASLISRIHAQVVTDHMHALLQAKSIEVDLEYYEDARYYDTLHRAQQEAPYQPTAILNALLQLGQDAISLLAMAAILWWLHWAVIPVLLLTAIPYFFVRLQQANRLFAWERERTPLERKAWYVNMLLTQATAAKEIRLFDLGPRLRQWFQSARSVLRRERIALERRWALAGLAAQLIGVVGVFGVYSFVAFRTFQGLLTVGDLVMFFQTVQRASGFLENLGWSVAKLYESNLFLTTLGEFLSIQSRLPRSAQPKRFPHPIMQGVTFDHVSFHYPHEERMAIRDFTFTIQPGEHIAFVGANGAGKTTLVKLLCRLYDPSSGRITIDGEDLRDYPIADVRGAVSGVFQDFVKFQCSVKDNIALGAKSPDVDLPDVTRAAKQAGVHETIERLPKGYESVLGTLFEGGHELSIGEWQKVALARAFLRDSQILILDEPTSAMDAKAEAELFGRFHELAKGRIAILISHRLSTVKMVDRIYVLDEGRIVESGSHDELMRCHGLYAELFGIQSQYYK